The region CCTCACAAATGTTTCCATTAACCGatacaaaaatctaaaaattttagaaaaaataatttaatttctgaAAGGCGATAGTCGccatctacatatttttagttaGTTCGATTCCCGGCCCATGCAAgtgaactttttaaaattgttgaatgcagttctatttcttttgaaagaatgttcagtatttcaagaACTTTCACTCCAGGGCCcatcgaaaatttccacactgTATAAACTATACTAGTAGTAATAAGCCATATTACTActctattattatacctattatattaaactcaaactcaaacatttatttattcaattagacttcttttagaagcacttttgaaacgtcattacatattttaacatttaccaccgattcggaaagcagtatctacggagaagaatcggcaagaaacttcatagttgctctttttaatcatgtcagttaTCTGTgacatttctatattttttttaatttctctttcCAGGTATGTAGTATTCTACACACCATTTGATGTCGGCTACAAAGTAGCCAAGTTCCTCCCAGTGAAGGTGGCTGCAGCGGCTATGAAGGAAATATACCGGGCTAAAAAAGTGTACGACGGTGTCAGCCATGCTGCTAAATTGTATCCTAAcgcgtatattattatgattgttGTCGGTAAGAtatcgttttatttatattttgaagtgaaacttttttaggcgcgttgagtgtaaaatttcaaggtcgcgtcatggcaataccgtcatgGAGTGGCTACGTTTATAGTATCTTTGAatattgccaaagaagtttcacttgtgACACATGTggtcggcacacacgctctctgtttatatgtataataatccACGCTTTTCGGTTTTtcgtatattatgtaggtaccttttAAACAAGGtaaataatagaaagaaaaatgtgtgcgtgtactagtgtacacacgtaagaagtgaaacttctttatcaccttattttttttaataatttactatatgcaactttacagaaatacattgaatcacgcgtggtagagACACAGTagagataagaaaaagatggcgcgttacggaaaaatgtcacgagtgacgaaaaaaatgttactctaaattattttccaacgccgataaagaagtttcacttcaaaaatgaataatgatgtttataataaaatgtagccCACATTTatggtatctttgaatattggcaaagaagtttcacttgtgACACATGTggtcggcacacacgctctctgtttatatattcaaaaagTTCTTAAGATTCCGACTGtatgaatattgttttatcgCCACGATTCAATAAAaggaaaaggaaaaaaaaattataataatccaCGCTTTTCGGTTTTtcgtatattatgtaggtaccttttAAACaaggtaggtaaataatagaaagaaaaatgtgtgcgtgtactagtgtacacacgtaagaagtgaaacttctttatcaccttattttttttttaataatttactatatgcaactttacagaaatacatcgaatcacgcgtggtagagACACAGTagagataagaaaaagatggcgcgtaacggaaaaatgtcacgagtgacgaaaaaaatgttacactaaattattttccaacgccgataaagaagtttcacttcaaaaatgaatAATGATGTTTATAAGAAAATGCTAGAAAGTTATAAGCgggtaattaattttcatttccaAATTTTCAGGTACATTGAAAGGAAACGGTGCCGGGTTCACGAGGTTGGTTGAAAGGCTCATTCGCGGTGCCTGGACCCCAACTGCCATGGAAACCATGCAGCCTAGCTTGTAagttaactaaaataaataaataataataaatataaaatatatataaaatatataaaaataatatatataaaaataaataataaaaaccactaatattatgtacagaaGATCTGTTGGTTCTTTAATACAAAGATACTTgtccgattaaaaaaaaaatattttatctttgaCAAAATTATAACATGTACAAACAGCTAGAATTTACCACTTCAATCCCaatactatacaaataattcgTAGATATTGCTATTAGCGATAGTGTCGCCCTCTGAACAGAAATGATCTTTGGAAATTTTTTCAATGGTAATTTATTAACAGATCTATGttcaaaatatttgacatatttattggttttaaaacTATCAATATCGTCTCACACATTTTAACcgacttataaattatttcagctACACCAAGGCATCACTCGTAGCCTCCATTATCTTCGTGTTGGACAAGAAGACGGATCTCATCTCGGCGCCGCACGCTCTCGTGTACTTCGGCATTGTCATCTTCTTTGTTTACTTTAAGGTAATTTATAGTTTTAGAGCGATAAAATTCTTTGAAAAAATTGGACAAAAAATTGAGGAcaaaattttctttctttgaaaaaattgaaaaaattgaGAACAAACTTCTCTCCAATTCGAGAATCTAGTAATATTGTtctagaataaaaaataattcttgaTTTACGCTCatgtgctatttatttcacacatgtACTTTTGATTTGGTTGGATTTGCGAAATTATtactcaatattatttatttatgtacccCTTGCAAAACCCCGGGTCGATAGTAAAGTCAgcgatttaaaaaaacaagatGAGTAGAGTGAGCttgcttttttttaatgtaggcATAAGTTAGTCTAATATTATGGTATGGGGCTTCAGCTtatctaaaatttatttataaacacacTTTTTAGAAAGACTATATCAatctttttttcaaaaattccaGCTATCATCCATCCTCCTGGGCATCCACGATCCCTTCGTGCCGTTCGAGAACTTATTCTGCGCACTATTCCTCGGTGGTATCTGGGACTCGCTCGCCAAGCTCCTCGGCAAGGGACAACCTAAGGAAGAGACGAAAGACGCTAAAAAGACTAATTAGCCTGTAAGTATTTCAAatcgtaataattataatgcatttttttaatactccTTAGTTTATAAGGTGAGAGGGTAAGTCCGGACATGGGGTAAGAACATAAACATCAAAAACTCGGCGAACACGAGCGTATTTTTTTACGGTGGCAACATTCTGTACGACGCGCGACGCCTTTTTGTTTTGCGAGCCGCGCGCCTGAttagttgtttaaaaaaaatcatcaaaaatcaacttttggaattattgtaaattgatTGTCTTGACTGACTGGAGTATACATAGACaacgtaaaaatgtatctTCTGTAACactgagttttttttttcatattttatctaatcttgatatgaaatatatttttttacattttcaggTCGCAAAGTATTAAAACATCTACACCGACGCCCGACCTCTTGCGACatgtttttaagtaaaaaataaaaaataaaaaaaattgtaaaacccTTAAACTTGAAAAAAATGGCACAACGAccaaagttttattttagtatatttaaGTTTGACTAGTcataaatcattatattatcattagtTTTATGCAAGGTTTTATGAAATGTAAGACGTTTATGTTAGGCTATGTatgttttttgaaaatttatttgtgcGTAAATTTTAGTAAGTAGTGTTTCCATGATTGAATTTCAACTAGTGTTGGCATTCATAAGAAATTGGTTAAAATTATGTGTTGTGATGTTTGATTTTAGGAATGTTGTGAattggttgttaaatcatatacaaaaaaaatgttaccatATTATCTTGTGTCTTCCTAttttttttgccattttgaCAACGCACAAGTTTTGCCGCgcaaatagtttaaatttcttttttatctgTTCCTCATCATCAAGTATTATCTGtgtgttgttttatattaaaaaaacaatgagcattgtatttatattttaatttacttcgAAACGAATTACGATCAATACGActtcctttttatttttaataattaaatgatacccaaatatgtaatcaatacaatgtttaattaaaaccttaataaataattattttttttatacatttgattcaagtattatgaaataattagtattatttttttaatgaaacatCTGACCAAATCGCGGGGTGCAAGCGGTGAAGATCACGTGTTTCgttaaattcatttaattataagcCATTTTTGCAATTGTActtaataatcaataatatgacataaaaAGGAagcaataaaatgttttatttaataaacttcgtcttttattttcttattaatacctacaacttaaataaaaaagcgcTAAATACAAAATTCTTACTCTATTGCCttagtaggtaagtatacgtacttatttattacttaaattcttaaattacataatattttcaaacgtGAATTAAGCTTCCATTGCTTTATACGTGAAAGCAAATAAATGATAGGATTGAAttggattttttaaatcgttgaaaaattctaaatactctgtaaatattaagtatgtgcTTGTACCATTAAAACTGAAGCCTGAAAAAGCACTCCAAAAATGTAATGTGTTGAATGCGATAGCTTTCTTTCTGGTCCCAGTTGCAGTTGTATCGCCTTCTCTTATAATccataggtactaatattataaatgcgaaagtaactctatctCATTTATTGTCATTTGTCACCGACAAGTAAATAATCAAAGTTGTCACCGTTAATTTGGcgatttgaattaaatctgtccgtttatcGATCAAAATGATATgaagaaaatgaaatgaaaatgaaaagaaaatgaaaatgaaataatgatcgatgaagaaaaaaaagtttaaatgagTCATTACATAAGATATTACAGACATAGAGTTGCTGCTTGAAGTTAATAAAAGCACATAAATAAgcttataaaacttaaaaggcTTAAAAAGTTCATCAAGTGCCTTTTCTACCCATTTAGAACAGAAAAATAGTGCCATTAGCTTTATAGCTAATGGCGCTATTTTTACTTAGCTACTTATGTAGGATGGGAAATGAACATGGAATCTCAACAATAAAGTAACAGATTCATCTCAATGGTCTCAAGGCTAGTATTGTAACGGGACCGGCGATCTTGTACCACTGACCTATCGGCGGACAACGGTGAATCGAGGGCTAGACGGTTTTGAga is a window of Colias croceus chromosome 17, ilColCroc2.1 DNA encoding:
- the LOC123699395 gene encoding trimeric intracellular cation channel type 1B.1, with the translated sequence MDPEAFLDLANQVIKLKMYPYFDIAHSLLCALAVREDLGSGAQAFSRKHPLSCWLSTMLVIFAGGMVANGLLGEPILAPLKNTPQLVIGTITWYVVFYTPFDVGYKVAKFLPVKVAAAAMKEIYRAKKVYDGVSHAAKLYPNAYIIMIVVGTLKGNGAGFTRLVERLIRGAWTPTAMETMQPSFYTKASLVASIIFVLDKKTDLISAPHALVYFGIVIFFVYFKLSSILLGIHDPFVPFENLFCALFLGGIWDSLAKLLGKGQPKEETKDAKKTN